In the Nocardioides panaciterrulae genome, GCCGGGCGGATCACCGAATGGCGGGCCACCTCGATCGCCCGCGAGACCGACTGCCTGACCCTCGCCGACCGGCAACGGGTCGACGCCGACATCGCCGGCGACCCCGAGGCCCTCGAGGCCCTGGGCGACGGGGAGCTGGTCGCCGCGGTCAGACACCACGCCTGCACCCTCGACCCCGCCTCGGTCGCCGCCCGGCGCCGCCGCGCCGAGTCCGACCGCCACACCACCCTGCGCCCGGCCCCCGACACCATGACCTGGTTCTCCGCCCTGCTCCCGGTCAAGGACGGCGTCTCCGTCCACGCCGCCCTGCTCCGCGAGGCCGACCACCTCAAGGCCACCGGCGACCCCCGCAGCCGGGGACAGCTCATGGCCGACACCCTCGTCCACCGGGTCCTGCACCCCCACCTGGCCGCCGTCGCCAGCGGCGACCAGCTCCCCCTCACCCTCAACGTGCTGGTCCCCGACACCGTCCTGCTCGGCCACGGCAGCACCGACCAGGACGCCGACACGGCCGGTGGCTACCTCGAGGGCCACGGCCACGTCCCCGCCGACCTGCTCCTCGAGCTCGTCGCCGCCCGCCTCGAGGCCGGCCTCGAGGTCTGGGTCCGCCGCCTCTACGCCACGCCCGCCACCGGGGCACTGGTCGCGATGGACTCCCGCGCCCGGCTCTTCCCCCCGGGGCTGGCCGGCTTCCTCCGGCTCCGCGACCGGACCTGCCGCACGCCCTGGTGCGACGCGCCCATCCGCCACCTCGACCACGCCCAGGACCACGACCAGGGCGGCCCCACCAGCGCCGCCAACGGGCAGGGCCTCTGCGAGGCCTGCAACCACGCCAAACAGGCACGCGGCTGGCGCGCCCGACCACGACCCGGCCCCCGACACACCATCGAGACCATCACTCCCACCGGTCACACCTACCGCTCCACCGCGCCACCAGCCCGCGCTCGACCCGCCCGGCACCGTCCGCGGCCGAGCAGGCCGGCCACCCACCAGCCCAAGCTGCACCTGGTCTACGGGGGACCCGAGCTCGCCCTCGCCCTCGAGGTTGCCTGAGCCTGCTCACCGGCCCGTGCGGTGCCGGTGCGGTGGCGGGGTCAGCGCCGTGGCGACGGACTCACTGGTCCTCGATGTCGTCGTCGAGCTTCGGCATCAGCTGGGTCTCCGCGTCCGGCTCCGCCTCGGCGAACGGCGAGGGCTGCCGCCGGCGGGCGGCGTGCGGCCGCAGGGGCGCGGGCCGGGTGCGGACCGGACGGCGCAGCTGCAGCTGGCGTCGCACCCGGTGCTCGAGGTCCAGCTCCTGCTGCACCCGCTTGACCGAGGAGAGCACGGACGCGTGCAGCTCGCGCAGGTCCGGGTCGGTCTCGGCCATCACCAGCTCCTCGAGCCGGCTGCGCGCCTCCGGCAGCCCGTCCATCGCCGCTCGCAGCGCTCCGAAGTCCGCGGAGCCCATCTTCCGCGCCGGCGCCGCCTCCAGCCGCACCAGCTCCCCGAAGGCGTCGACCGCGGCCGCGAGCTCGCGGAACGTCTGCACCAGGCCCAGCACCACGTCCTCCGCCGTGTCCTCCGCCGTCCAGGCCGCGCCGCCCGAGGTGGCGTCGGCGAGCGCGCGGTACATCGAGCGCACCGTGACCGCCGTGTGCTCCAGCGCCTCCAGACCGTGCCGCAGCCCGGGCCCGAGGTCGGCCGTGCCGACGGCTCGCACGTTGAGCCGGCGGCCCTGCTCGGCGTGCAGCACGGTGGCCCCCACCCGCGGTACGTCGTGGTGCGTGATCCGGCGTGCGTCGCCCAGCCACGCGGCGGCGGCCGCGCCCACCGGCTGGTGCTCGGTGGCCAACTGCTCCAGCGCGTCCGCCGACCTGCTCAGCAGGTCGCTGACCGCGTCGGCGAGCCCCTCGATCGCCCGTCCGGCGTCGGCGGTGGGGATCCGGGGCGGCACGAGCAGGTTCGCCGCGATCCCGACCGCGGCGCCGACCAGCGTCTCCGCGATCCGCTGCCAGGCGGCGGACTCCGCGCTCAGCACGCCCACGCCGAGCACGAGCATGCCGCTGATCGCGACCTCGATCAGGTTCGACTGCAGCCGCAGCGCCTGGCCGATCAGGAGCGAGACGAAGATCAGGATCGCCAGGCTCCACCACTCCAGCGGTACGACGGAGGCGAACCCCACCGCCAGCGACACGCCGGTCACGACCGCGATCACCCGGTCCAGCCCGCTGGCCAGCAGCGAGACCGGCGTGACCTGGACGACCAGCATCGCGGTCAGCGGCGCCAACAGTGGCTGGGTGCCCGGGAAGATCAGCGTGCCGACGACGTAGCTCGCGGTCGCTGCGCTCGTGATCCGCAGCGACCAGAGCAGCGCGCCGCGCCCTTCGCTGCGCACCCGCCTCAACTCGCGGGAGACCCGTCCTCGCCACCGCTCGCGCACGTTCCATCATGACGCACCGGCGCCGGGGTGACCCCGCCCTCGTCCGGGGCGGACGAGGCGGGCGGCCGGACCGGCCAGGGAGGATCTGGACAACCGACCGCGGGAGGCCGCGATGTTCTACCTGCTGATCTTCGCGGCTCTGGCGATCCTGTGCGTGGTCGCCGTGCTCGTGCGCAACGCCCGCCGCTGAGTCGGCGGCCCCGCACTAGACCTCGGCGGCCCCGGCGCGATGGGCCCGGAAGAACTCCTCGAGCAGCGCGGTCGACTCCTCCGCGAGCACGCCGGGGACCACCTCGGGACGGTGGTTGAGCCGCCGGTCCCGCACGACGTCCCACAGGCTGCCGACCGCGCCGGCCTTGGGATCCCAGGCGCCGAAAACGATCCGGTCGACCCGGCTCAGCACCGCCGCACCGGCACACATCGTGCACGGCTCCAGGGTCACCACCAGCGTGCAGCCGTCCAGCCGCCACTCCCCGCGCGCCTGGGCGGCTGCGCGCAGCGCGACCACCTCGGCGTGGCCGGTCGGGTCCGCGTCGGCCTCCCGGACGTTGCGGCCGCGGCCGACCAGAGGCCCGGAGGGGTCCACGACCACGGCGCCGATCGGGACGTCACCGGTGGCCAGTGCCGCGCGCGCCTCCTCCAGGGCGGCGCGCATGGGTTCGTGCCAGGCTGCGGCCCGGGCGTCGGCCCGGCCGTCGTACGGCGTCGGCATCCGACCTCAGGCGTTGGCGAGGCCGACGGCCTCGTCGAAGAGCGCGCCGAAGCCGAGGCGGCGGGCCACCTCGGAGAGCATCTCGTCGGGGTAGAGGTCCACGTCGTCGAGGAGCACGGCCATGTCCATGGCGTTCATGCCCAGGTCGCCGACCAGGTCGAGGTCGCCGGCGGGCACCTGCTCGTCCTCGTCCTCGACGTCGGGCAGGTGGAGGAAGTCCACGACCGAGCTCGCCAGCTCCCACTCGTCGGCGGCGGTCACGTCGGAGAGCAGCACCCGGGTGCTGGGGCCGGCGACCCGGACGATCACGAAGAAGTCCTCGTCGATCGCGATCATGCCGAGCGCCCCGGTGTCCCCGGGCAGCCGGCGCAGCGCGTGGGCGAGCGTGGTGACGTCCTCGAACACGTCCGGCGCGAGCTCCTGCACCTGCCAGTCACCCTCCTCGCGGTAGGCGGCCAGGGCGAAGTCGACTGCGTCGATCTGGTCGGCCATCCGGACTCCTCCTCGTCCCCCTGCCAAGCGCTCTGTGCGGCACCCTGCGAAACACCCTCAGCCTGACAGACGCCGCCGGGTCGGCCAACCCCCTTTCGACCCATTCCGGCGTGTCCCGTTGCGCCCGTCTCCACTAGGGTTCTGGGCCATGCGCACCCACGTCGTCGACCACCCGCTCGTCGCCCACAAGCTCACCGTCCTGCGCGACGAGACGACCGACTCGCCGACCTTCCGCCGGCTGGCCGACGAGCTGGTGACGCTGCTGGCCTACGAGGCGACCCGCGACGTGCGCGTCGAGCCCGTCGAGATCACCACGCCGGTCTCCCCCACCACGGGCGTCCGGCTGGCCACCCCCAAGCCGATGGTGGTGCCGATCCTGCGCGCCGGCCTCGGCATGCTCGACGGGATGATGCGGCTGCTGCCGACGGCCGAGGTGGGCTTCCTGGGGATGGTGCGCAACGAGGAGACGCTCGAGGCCTCGACGTACGCCGAGCGGCTGCCCGAGGACCTCTCCGGGCGCCAGTGCTACGTGCTCGACCCGATGCTGGCGACCGGCGGCACCCTGGCCGCGGCCATCCGGTTCCTCACCGACCGGGGCGCCGACCACATCACCGCGATCTGCCTGCTCGCCGCCCCCGAGGGCTGCCGGCGGCTCGAGGACGACCTGTCCGGCCTGGCCGTGCCGGTGACGGTCGTGACCGCCGCGCTCGACGAGAAGCTCAACGAGAAGGGCTACATCGTCCCCGGGCTCGGCGACGCGGGCGACCGGCTCTACGGCGTGGCCGGCTGAGGCGGCCTCAGGTCGGGAAGATCGGCACCTTCCCGGTGGCGATCAGCACCAGCAGCACGACCACGACCAGCCCCAGGGCGGCGTAGGTCCACTCCTTGCTGACCCGACTCTCGTCCGACTCGGGCTCGTCGTAGCGGTGCCCGTCGGGGCGCGCGAAGCGCTCCTCGTCCTGCTCAGCCATGCCCCTCCAACGAGCGCGAGGCTCCGGGGTCACTCGGTGACGTCGACCGGTTCGGTCCGGCCGGTCCGGCCGATGGCGTCGCGGAGCCGCGCCGCGATGTAGGCGGCGCCCAGGGCGACCACGGCCGCGATCACCAGGAAGATCTGCCGGTAGCTCAGCACGCTGACCAGCACCGACCCCACCGCCAGCGAGACCGCCTGCGGGGTGGCCATCAGCACCTCGACCGCGCCGCTGACCCGGCCGATCAGCTCGCGCGGGCTGCGCCGCTGCATCAGCGTCATGAACGAGACGAAGGTGACCGGGAGGCCGAACCCCATCACCACCAGGCAGCCCAGGACCGCGCCGATGCTCGGGGCGAGCGCGGCGCCCAGGGTGGCGACGGCCAGCAGGCCCAGCCCCACCACCAGCGCGCCGACCTCGCTCACCGCCCGCACCACGCGGCTGCTGAGCAGGCCACCGGCCACGGCGCCGACGCCCTGCACGGTCACCAGGAACCCGGCGTACGTCGCGGGCCGGTCGAAGGCGTCGAGCAGCGCGTAGATGGAGGCCTCGAAGAACCCGATCACCAGGATCATCGCCCCGAAGCCGACCAGCACGTGCTTGAGCACCCGGTCGGTGCCGAGGAACCGCAGGCCGGCGGTCAGCTGCTCGCGGAAGGGCGTCTCGTCGGGCACGAGCGGCTGCTCCTCCACCCGGATGGCGGCGATCAGGCCGGCGGCGACCAGGAAGCTGGCCGCGTCGGCCACGGCCACGGCCCAGCCGCCGACCGCCGCGAACAGACCCGCGCCGACGAGCGGGCCGAAGAGCCGGTAGCCCTCCTTGGTGGTCTGCAGCGCCGCGTTCGCCTCGACCAGCAGGTGGTCGGGCATCAGGTCCTTCAGCAGCCCGTTGAGGGCTGCCGGCAGCACCACGAAGCTGATGCCGTAGGCGAACGCGACGAGCCAGATCAGCCACAGGTCCCCGGCGTCCCGCACCAGCACCAGCGGCAGCACCGCCGCTGCGGAGGCGGCGCTGCCCCAGACCAGCACCGTCCGGCGGGGCAGCCGGTCGACCCAGACGCCGAGCACCGGCGCTCCCATCGCCGGGACCACCATGAAGAAGAAGGTCAGCCCGGCCAGCGCGTTGGAGCCGGTGAGCGTCTTCACCCACATGCTCAGCACCAGCAGCATGATCGAGTCGCCGAGCATCGACGTCGACAGGCCGGCGTACAGCAGGGCGAAGCCGGGCCGCGCGAACGCGGCCCTCACGGCGTGGGCTCCTGGCCCGGGATGTAGGTGGGCACGCCCCACGCCACCAGCTCGCAGAGTCGGGAGCCGGGCGGACGGGCGGCGGCGTCCTCGAACCGGCCGAGGAACCGGAGGACGACCTCGGCGATCTCGGCGTTGAGCTCGCCCAGCTCCTCGGCGGTCACCCACACCATGTTCTGCGCGCTCCTGGAGGCCTCGCGCCACTCCCGCGGCTCCT is a window encoding:
- a CDS encoding MFS transporter, translated to MRAAFARPGFALLYAGLSTSMLGDSIMLLVLSMWVKTLTGSNALAGLTFFFMVVPAMGAPVLGVWVDRLPRRTVLVWGSAASAAAVLPLVLVRDAGDLWLIWLVAFAYGISFVVLPAALNGLLKDLMPDHLLVEANAALQTTKEGYRLFGPLVGAGLFAAVGGWAVAVADAASFLVAAGLIAAIRVEEQPLVPDETPFREQLTAGLRFLGTDRVLKHVLVGFGAMILVIGFFEASIYALLDAFDRPATYAGFLVTVQGVGAVAGGLLSSRVVRAVSEVGALVVGLGLLAVATLGAALAPSIGAVLGCLVVMGFGLPVTFVSFMTLMQRRSPRELIGRVSGAVEVLMATPQAVSLAVGSVLVSVLSYRQIFLVIAAVVALGAAYIAARLRDAIGRTGRTEPVDVTE
- the upp gene encoding uracil phosphoribosyltransferase, whose protein sequence is MRTHVVDHPLVAHKLTVLRDETTDSPTFRRLADELVTLLAYEATRDVRVEPVEITTPVSPTTGVRLATPKPMVVPILRAGLGMLDGMMRLLPTAEVGFLGMVRNEETLEASTYAERLPEDLSGRQCYVLDPMLATGGTLAAAIRFLTDRGADHITAICLLAAPEGCRRLEDDLSGLAVPVTVVTAALDEKLNEKGYIVPGLGDAGDRLYGVAG
- a CDS encoding nucleoside deaminase — protein: MRAALEEARAALATGDVPIGAVVVDPSGPLVGRGRNVREADADPTGHAEVVALRAAAQARGEWRLDGCTLVVTLEPCTMCAGAAVLSRVDRIVFGAWDPKAGAVGSLWDVVRDRRLNHRPEVVPGVLAEESTALLEEFFRAHRAGAAEV
- a CDS encoding tRNA adenosine deaminase-associated protein, with protein sequence MADQIDAVDFALAAYREEGDWQVQELAPDVFEDVTTLAHALRRLPGDTGALGMIAIDEDFFVIVRVAGPSTRVLLSDVTAADEWELASSVVDFLHLPDVEDEDEQVPAGDLDLVGDLGMNAMDMAVLLDDVDLYPDEMLSEVARRLGFGALFDEAVGLANA
- a CDS encoding HNH endonuclease produces the protein MIETGHHTGTGQPAEHPALASETLPGAEEVEGWIQRLQHDGEPLDDAARIDLIRALERLTCAAGAAQAVLTGEFEASQRARAAAAGVPTARQHRGIAAQIALARRESPHRGQQHLRLARVLRDELPHTMAAFRAGRITEWRATSIARETDCLTLADRQRVDADIAGDPEALEALGDGELVAAVRHHACTLDPASVAARRRRAESDRHTTLRPAPDTMTWFSALLPVKDGVSVHAALLREADHLKATGDPRSRGQLMADTLVHRVLHPHLAAVASGDQLPLTLNVLVPDTVLLGHGSTDQDADTAGGYLEGHGHVPADLLLELVAARLEAGLEVWVRRLYATPATGALVAMDSRARLFPPGLAGFLRLRDRTCRTPWCDAPIRHLDHAQDHDQGGPTSAANGQGLCEACNHAKQARGWRARPRPGPRHTIETITPTGHTYRSTAPPARARPARHRPRPSRPATHQPKLHLVYGGPELALALEVA
- a CDS encoding FUSC family protein, translating into MRSEGRGALLWSLRITSAATASYVVGTLIFPGTQPLLAPLTAMLVVQVTPVSLLASGLDRVIAVVTGVSLAVGFASVVPLEWWSLAILIFVSLLIGQALRLQSNLIEVAISGMLVLGVGVLSAESAAWQRIAETLVGAAVGIAANLLVPPRIPTADAGRAIEGLADAVSDLLSRSADALEQLATEHQPVGAAAAAWLGDARRITHHDVPRVGATVLHAEQGRRLNVRAVGTADLGPGLRHGLEALEHTAVTVRSMYRALADATSGGAAWTAEDTAEDVVLGLVQTFRELAAAVDAFGELVRLEAAPARKMGSADFGALRAAMDGLPEARSRLEELVMAETDPDLRELHASVLSSVKRVQQELDLEHRVRRQLQLRRPVRTRPAPLRPHAARRRQPSPFAEAEPDAETQLMPKLDDDIEDQ